CCGCTTTGCTGGTGGAAGAGGAGGCGTTGCCGAGGCCGTCTATCTGTTTGCAGTAGGGATCGGGGCTGCCGAGAACGCGGAGCAGGATTTTATCGCGTGCTGCGCCGGGGTGTTGTGCGGCCGCAGGCAGATCGCTGCGTTTGAAAAAATGCCTTTAGAGGTGCCGCCGCGGTAGTAAACGGCGGGGATTTTGATTTGGGCTGCGTGTCCGGCCATATGTTTTCTCCTGTGTCGTTATCGGTTTGACGGATTGCCGGCCGTTTAAGCGTTTGCATGTTCAGAATGTTATGCGTGAAAGCAAACGCTTGCGCTGGGGTGTGTTTTTCAGACGGCCACTCCGGTATGCGGCGGGATCTGCATCTAACTCGGGCATTTCAGCCCCAGCCATTTCATTGAGCCGTCGGATTCGGTTTCCTTTACGGTGAGGATGAAGCCGCCGATGTGGATGCGGTCGCCTTCTACCGGCAGATTGCCTTCGAGGCGTTTGTGAAACAGGCCGCGCAGGGTCAGGTTGCGTTCTTCTTCGTTAAGCTCTAGGCCGTAGGCATCGGCCAAGTCGCCCGCCATGCTGGAAGGATTGACCACAAATTCGCCGAAGAAATTGAAATTCATGCGCACGGAGCTGCCGGTTTCGGTAAAGCGTTTGGCGATGGTTTCCACCTGCTCGGGCGGCACGATATACCAGGCAATATCGCCCGCCTGCAGGCGGGTGTCCAGCCCCAGTTCCTCACGCTTGCCGTTGCGGATTAAGGCGAAACAGCGGGTGGAGAGCAAGTCTAAGTCTTGCGCCACTTCATCGGGATGCATACCTTCGGCATCGGAGTCGGCCAACACTTCATAGGCCAGCAGCGGCACCGATTCGCTTTCGGAAAGCCAGATTTCGCGGCTGTCGGCAGGCTCGGGCTTGGGCGGCACGGTTACTTTCAGCCAGCGCGCCACCACGGGAATGGTGGTGCCTTGAATCAGCAGCGACAAAATCACCACCGCAAAAGCCACGTCAAACAGCAGGCGGGCGTTGGGTACACCCATTACCAGCGGCATCATTGCCAGGGTAATCGGCACTGCGCCGCGCAATCCCACCCAGCTGATATAGGCGGTTTCGCGGCGGCTGTAGTGGAATTTCCAAATGCTGCTCACCACTGCCAGCGGGCGCGCCACCAGCATTAGAAAGGCGGCAATGGCCAGCGCGTCCGGGCCTGATTCCAGCAGGCGGTGGGGGGTAACCAGCAGGCCCAACACCACAAACATGCTGGCTTGCGCGAGCCAGGCCAGCCCGTCCATCACGCGCAAAACATGTTCGGTGGCGTGGCTGTGGCGGTTGCCGACAATGATGCCGGCCAGATACACGGCTAAGAAGCCGCTGCCGCCGGCCAGGTTGGTGAAGCCGAAAATCAGCAGGCCGCCCGACACAATCATCAGGGCATAGAGGCCCTCGGCCAGGTTCAGACGGCGCGTGAGCCGCGAGAGGATTTTGCCGCCCACAAAGCCTGCAGCCAAACCGAAACCGAGTTGGAGCAGCAGCATCCATAAAAATGACAAAATGCCCGATTCTTCAGGGGTCAGGGTGAGCGAAATCAGCGCGGTAACTAAAAATATCGCCATCGGGTCGTTGGCGCCCGATTCGATTTCGAGGGTGGCCTGCACCCGTTCGTTGAGACGGACACCGCTATTGCGCAGCAGGCTGAACACTGCGCCGGCATCTGTGGAGCCGACAATAGCGGCCATGAGAATGCCGAAACGCCAATCCCAGTCCATATACCAGGTGGCAAACAGACCTAGCAGTGCCACGGTGGCAATCACGCCCCAGCTTGCCAGCAAGGCGGCGGGCTTGAGCGCGATACGGAAGCTGTCGAGTCTGGTGCGCAGGCCGCCGTCAAGCAGAATCACTGCCAATGCCAGCTGGCCGATGGCGGTGGCGGTGAAAAAATTATCGAAATGAATGCCGCCTATGCCTTCTTCGCCTGCCAATATGCCCACCACCAAAAACATCAGCAGCAGCGGCATGCCCAGCCGGGCGGAGAGGGTGGTGGAAATCACGCTGAGAAACAGCAGCAGCCCGCAGAGTAAGAATAAACTGTTGAGTCCGTCCATTATCGTGAATGTGTGTGTTTTATAGTTGAAAGAAACGTGCGCATTTTAGCATGAAAATGCTTGTTTCTTAATGAACACGATGGTTTTGCAGCGGGTTTTCAGACGGCCTTTCCGCTTTTGGGCGGGCCGTCTGAAAGAATGCGGCGAAATCGGCTATAATGCGCGCTCTGTTTTAGCGTTGATGGATATATTGTGGCGTTTGCCTCTCTTTTTACTTTGCTGGACGATATTGCCGCGGTGCTTGACGATGTGGCGGTGATGACCAAGGTGGCGGCCAAAAAAACTGCCGGCGTGGTGGGCGATGACTTGGCACTCAATGCCAACCAGGTAACCGGCGTGAGCACCGACCGCGAGCTGCCGATTGTGTGGGCGGTGGCGAAAGGCTCGCTGGTGAATAAGGCGGTATTGGTGCCGCTTTCGCTGCTGCTGTCGGTGTTCCTGCCGTGGCTGATTACGCCGCTGTTGGTTGTCGGCGGTGTGTTTCTGTGTTTTGAAGGTGTGGAAAAACTGCTGCACAAATTTTTAAACCAACACAGCGGCGGGCATCATGCCGCCAGTGATGAAATCGTTGATGAAAAAACCAAAATCAAAGGCGCTGTGCGCACCGATTTCATCTTGTCGGCCGAAATCATCATCATTGCGTTGGGCGTGGTGGGCGGCTACAGCCTGCTGACCCAGTCGCTGGTGATGTCGGCCATCGGCATCGGCATGACCGTGTTGGTGTATGGTTTGGTGGCCGGCATTGTGAAGGCTGATGATTTCGGTATGTGGCTGATGAGTAAACCTTCTGCCGCAGCGCGCGCGGCGGGCAGGGGCATTATTCTGTTTATGCCGTGGTTTATGCGCGCCCTGAGTGTGGCAGGTATGCTGGCGGTGTTTTTGGTGGGCGGCGGCATCATTGTGCACAATATCGGCTTCGTTCACGATTTTCTGCACGCCCTGCATTGGGACAGCGGCTTTGCCGGCCAGCTTGCCACGCTCGCGGTCGGCGTTTTGACCGGTGTGCTGGTGTGTGCGGCGGTGCTGCCGGTGATGAAATGCTTCGGCAGGAAAAAAGCGCACTGACACAGTATCGTGAATAAAAATAAAAAGATGCGGCCTTGCCCGCCGCATTTCGGAGAACGATTTGCAAGCTCTCCCAAAGCGGCAACAGAATCGGTTTTGTATTGTCTTTCAATTAATTGTTTGCAGCCGGTGCCTTGCCTTAATCTACCGTTGAGGCCGTCTGAAAACAAACAGATGCTTTTCAGACGGCCTTTTATGCAAATGTTTATGAACCTTATCCGAAAACTCGAATCAATCTGGCAGAAGCCGCTGTATTACTGGCCGTTGCTGGCGGTTGTTGCTGCCGCAACGCCGTTGGCGTTTGCACCGTATTACCATTTCTGGCTGATGCCGCTTTTGTTCGGCGCGTTAATCCGCCTTACCGAGCTGCGCCCGCAGCACGCCGTGAAAAGCGCTTATCTGTTCGGCCTGATCACTTATGCCGCGCAGTTTTACTGGATACACACCGCGCTGCACACCGTGTCCGGCCTGCCCAATCTTTATGCGGTGCCGCTTACCTTTCTGCTGCCCGCGTTTCTCGCCCTTTATCCTGCCGCGGCATTTTGGCTGCTGAAAAAATTCAACCTGCCGCGCGCTTGGCGCATTGGTGTGGCACTGCCGCTGTTGTGGACGCTGGCCGAGTTTGCCCGCGAACGCCTGCTGACGGGTTTCGGCTGGGGCGCGCTGGGCTATTCGCAAATCGCCGACCACAGCCCGCTGGCCGGTTTTGCCCCTTTGGGCGGCATCCATCTGGTTACGCTGGCCGCCGCCTGTGCCGGCGCGTGGCTGGTATTGGCGGTGGACGCTTCAGGCCGTCTGAAACAGCGCGCGGCAGCTTTGGGCGGCATCGTGCTGCTGGCCGCAGTCGGTTTTGCCGCCAAAAACATCGATTTCACCCGCCCCGACGGCAGCACCGCC
This genomic interval from Neisseria musculi contains the following:
- a CDS encoding potassium/proton antiporter — encoded protein: MDGLNSLFLLCGLLLFLSVISTTLSARLGMPLLLMFLVVGILAGEEGIGGIHFDNFFTATAIGQLALAVILLDGGLRTRLDSFRIALKPAALLASWGVIATVALLGLFATWYMDWDWRFGILMAAIVGSTDAGAVFSLLRNSGVRLNERVQATLEIESGANDPMAIFLVTALISLTLTPEESGILSFLWMLLLQLGFGLAAGFVGGKILSRLTRRLNLAEGLYALMIVSGGLLIFGFTNLAGGSGFLAVYLAGIIVGNRHSHATEHVLRVMDGLAWLAQASMFVVLGLLVTPHRLLESGPDALAIAAFLMLVARPLAVVSSIWKFHYSRRETAYISWVGLRGAVPITLAMMPLVMGVPNARLLFDVAFAVVILSLLIQGTTIPVVARWLKVTVPPKPEPADSREIWLSESESVPLLAYEVLADSDAEGMHPDEVAQDLDLLSTRCFALIRNGKREELGLDTRLQAGDIAWYIVPPEQVETIAKRFTETGSSVRMNFNFFGEFVVNPSSMAGDLADAYGLELNEEERNLTLRGLFHKRLEGNLPVEGDRIHIGGFILTVKETESDGSMKWLGLKCPS
- a CDS encoding DUF808 domain-containing protein, with translation MAFASLFTLLDDIAAVLDDVAVMTKVAAKKTAGVVGDDLALNANQVTGVSTDRELPIVWAVAKGSLVNKAVLVPLSLLLSVFLPWLITPLLVVGGVFLCFEGVEKLLHKFLNQHSGGHHAASDEIVDEKTKIKGAVRTDFILSAEIIIIALGVVGGYSLLTQSLVMSAIGIGMTVLVYGLVAGIVKADDFGMWLMSKPSAAARAAGRGIILFMPWFMRALSVAGMLAVFLVGGGIIVHNIGFVHDFLHALHWDSGFAGQLATLAVGVLTGVLVCAAVLPVMKCFGRKKAH